A genomic stretch from Chitinophaga lutea includes:
- a CDS encoding GNAT family N-acetyltransferase has translation MASTFNIIRLNKSTQTISDLAGLIIETVANGGSVSFMHPLAREEASAFWESSLDAAARGERVILGIYDGTVLAGTVTLLLQCPPNQPHRAEIAKLMTRVQYRGKGIARALMVAAEQLAVEQGRTLLTLDTATDGGASGLYEGLGFQAAGEIPGYALKPHGGLTGTIIYWKQIG, from the coding sequence TCCGGCTCAACAAATCAACGCAAACCATCAGCGACCTGGCTGGCCTGATCATCGAAACTGTGGCCAACGGCGGCTCCGTCAGTTTTATGCATCCGCTGGCAAGGGAGGAAGCATCGGCGTTCTGGGAAAGCTCACTCGACGCTGCGGCGCGCGGCGAAAGGGTTATCCTCGGTATCTACGATGGAACGGTACTGGCTGGCACAGTGACGTTGCTGCTGCAATGTCCACCCAACCAGCCTCACCGCGCCGAAATCGCAAAACTGATGACCCGCGTGCAATACCGCGGCAAAGGCATCGCCCGTGCATTGATGGTGGCGGCGGAACAGCTGGCGGTGGAGCAAGGCCGCACCCTGCTCACACTGGATACGGCCACCGATGGCGGGGCATCGGGATTGTATGAAGGATTGGGATTCCAAGCCGCCGGCGAAATTCCCGGCTATGCGCTCAAGCCCCATGGCGGCCTCACCGGAACGATCATCTACTGGAAACAGATCGGCTGA
- a CDS encoding ThuA domain-containing protein: MKAATAAIILLLCSIVCTAQQKAHILVITGGHGFKQVPFYQMFDSLAGITYDKLAQPQANELIAAPAVKKYDALVFYDMYDSITPQQQQAYLQLLQKGTAMIFLHHALVSYQRNWNEFQHILGGKYYEKATLVNGDTLTSSYQHDVVIPVKIEDRQHPVTKGLQDFEIYDEVYGNFGIQPGIHPLLSTTHPGSSRYIGWVNHYANTDVLFIQLGHGPEAFANPNYRKLLQQGIHWSVQHHRKK; encoded by the coding sequence ATGAAAGCAGCAACAGCAGCCATCATCCTGCTATTGTGCAGTATCGTATGCACGGCGCAGCAAAAAGCACATATTCTCGTTATTACTGGCGGTCACGGCTTTAAACAGGTGCCTTTTTACCAGATGTTCGACTCCCTGGCCGGTATCACCTACGATAAACTGGCGCAGCCGCAGGCCAACGAGCTCATCGCTGCACCGGCGGTGAAAAAGTACGACGCGCTGGTATTTTACGATATGTACGATTCCATCACCCCGCAGCAGCAACAGGCCTACCTGCAATTGCTGCAAAAGGGCACGGCCATGATCTTCCTGCATCATGCCCTTGTTTCGTACCAACGTAACTGGAACGAGTTTCAGCACATCCTTGGCGGCAAATACTATGAAAAAGCGACGCTGGTGAATGGAGATACCCTTACATCCAGTTATCAGCACGATGTGGTGATCCCCGTGAAGATAGAAGACCGGCAACACCCTGTTACCAAAGGGCTGCAGGATTTCGAAATATACGATGAGGTGTACGGCAACTTCGGTATACAGCCCGGTATCCACCCGCTGCTGAGCACCACGCATCCCGGCAGTTCGCGGTACATCGGCTGGGTCAATCATTATGCCAATACCGATGTGCTGTTCATTCAGCTGGGGCATGGCCCGGAAGCCTTTGCCAATCCCAATTACAGGAAACTGTTACAACAGGGGATTCATTGGTCGGTACAGCACCACCGTAAAAAATAA
- a CDS encoding helix-turn-helix domain-containing protein gives MKVEKFFPSPALKPFIKAYLIVESEQEADSKTIPDTAIVMAFRYAGNVLRKEDGQLENIPATAISGLRKSARLFNYQRQTGNLLVILNEGGIAAFSGLPAHELFGLSISSDNLFPVASLREILERLAEAKSHRHRVGVMETFLLKHLAVRKADPLIGEAIQRIQAQNGLARIKDLAASLHISQDPFEKRFRHLIGASPKQYASIIRLRNVISRYPHSPSLTAASYDAGYFDQSHFIKDFRLFTGQSPKDFFKSEPFW, from the coding sequence ATGAAAGTCGAAAAATTCTTTCCGTCACCTGCATTGAAGCCATTTATAAAGGCTTACCTCATTGTTGAAAGTGAGCAGGAAGCCGACAGCAAAACCATTCCCGACACGGCTATCGTGATGGCGTTCCGTTATGCGGGGAATGTGCTCAGGAAAGAAGACGGACAGCTCGAGAACATCCCCGCCACGGCCATTTCCGGCCTGCGCAAATCGGCCCGCCTATTTAACTATCAGCGCCAAACCGGCAACCTCCTGGTGATACTGAACGAAGGCGGCATCGCCGCGTTTTCCGGCCTGCCGGCACATGAGCTGTTCGGGCTCAGTATTTCGTCAGACAACCTGTTTCCCGTCGCATCGCTCCGTGAAATCCTGGAGCGCCTCGCCGAAGCGAAGTCGCACCGCCACCGGGTGGGTGTGATGGAAACATTTTTGTTAAAACACCTGGCGGTACGGAAAGCGGATCCGCTGATCGGTGAGGCCATTCAACGGATACAGGCGCAGAACGGGCTGGCGCGGATCAAAGACCTGGCTGCTTCGCTGCACATCAGCCAGGACCCGTTTGAAAAAAGATTCCGGCACCTCATCGGCGCCAGCCCTAAACAATACGCGTCTATCATCCGGCTCCGGAACGTCATCAGCCGCTATCCCCACTCCCCTTCCCTGACCGCCGCTTCGTACGATGCGGGTTACTTCGATCAGTCGCATTTCATCAAAGATTTCCGCCTGTTTACCGGGCAATCGCCAAAAGACTTTTTCAAGTCGGAGCCCTTCTGGTAA
- a CDS encoding ester cyclase: protein MKTICIGAMLFTGILPAHAIHPITKTVIMTNEKTAVHHPHETTPSATVNNPVIPPPHEEPATASNKAAVRRLYEEALNKRNMTILPALVSPEYSLGDHQGPAGFEASLAPLIKAFPDMQWHIESIVAEGDQVAVSWYWEGTHAAQYLHYPATGKKVRNTGIGIHTFKDGKLFRSQLMTDRLGFLQSLDVLPATIPAPAAKNGQVSFIDKFLVPPAAIQEFRERTRINRAFIKTLPGFIDDAAYEYNDEKGNLVCVTVAQWESREALAKAKAAVQVLYQQQGFDPAAMFKRLNIMADRGVYTETAE, encoded by the coding sequence ATGAAAACGATATGTATCGGGGCCATGCTGTTCACCGGCATCCTGCCTGCCCACGCTATCCATCCTATCACAAAAACAGTTATCATGACGAACGAAAAAACCGCTGTGCATCATCCGCACGAGACAACTCCATCCGCAACAGTGAACAACCCTGTTATACCTCCCCCGCACGAAGAACCTGCCACAGCCAGCAACAAAGCTGCCGTACGACGGTTGTATGAAGAAGCGCTGAACAAAAGGAACATGACGATATTACCTGCGCTGGTATCGCCGGAATACAGCCTCGGCGACCATCAGGGGCCAGCCGGGTTTGAAGCCTCACTGGCGCCGCTGATCAAAGCCTTCCCCGATATGCAATGGCATATTGAATCGATTGTAGCGGAGGGCGACCAGGTAGCGGTGAGCTGGTATTGGGAAGGCACGCACGCCGCGCAGTACCTTCACTATCCAGCCACCGGGAAAAAAGTGAGAAACACCGGCATCGGGATCCATACGTTCAAAGACGGGAAACTGTTCCGCTCCCAACTGATGACCGACCGTCTTGGATTTTTACAGTCGCTCGACGTGCTGCCTGCTACCATACCTGCTCCCGCCGCTAAAAACGGACAGGTGAGCTTCATCGACAAATTCCTCGTACCACCCGCCGCCATACAGGAATTCCGGGAAAGGACCCGCATCAACCGCGCATTCATCAAAACGCTGCCCGGCTTCATCGACGACGCTGCGTATGAATACAACGACGAAAAGGGCAACCTCGTTTGCGTAACAGTGGCGCAATGGGAAAGCCGCGAAGCCCTTGCGAAGGCAAAAGCAGCTGTACAGGTGCTATATCAGCAGCAGGGTTTTGATCCGGCAGCGATGTTCAAACGCCTGAACATCATGGCGGACAGGGGAGTTTATACCGAAACGGCGGAGTGA
- a CDS encoding glycosyltransferase family 87 protein: protein MKKRLTLSMLGARDWPALLLWFGLSAAVAAKELLVHNMNNYIIFKHVFLHVRAQQPLYIPYPEYFDVNMYGPLFSLIIAPFALLPDAAGAFLWVMANAAFLYIAIRQLPLNRIQQNLILIFSSHELMAASSYFQFNPAIAACLILSFTCILKGKDFWAAFLIMAGTFTKLYGIAGLAFFFFSRNRLRLTGSLVLWAAVMFALPLALAPMAYILRTYHEWMAALLEKNDKNYRFHEGIVLQNISAMGFIQRVFRLPALSNWWVLGPGLLLFFSQYSRLRWKEHPRYQLYLLASTLLFTVLFSTSSESPTYIIAFPAVCIWYVLQPATKWNNALFIFILIGTSFSHSDLVTPWVKKNIVLPYAFKAFPCLLLWLILVYQVLRGQFLRLRPS from the coding sequence ATGAAAAAACGTCTGACCTTATCGATGCTGGGAGCAAGAGACTGGCCCGCGCTGCTGCTGTGGTTCGGGCTATCGGCCGCCGTGGCGGCCAAAGAGCTGCTGGTGCACAACATGAACAACTACATCATTTTTAAACATGTATTCCTGCATGTGCGCGCGCAGCAGCCGCTGTACATTCCCTACCCCGAGTATTTCGACGTTAACATGTATGGTCCGCTGTTCAGCCTGATCATCGCCCCTTTCGCACTACTGCCGGATGCAGCGGGCGCTTTTCTATGGGTGATGGCGAATGCCGCGTTCCTTTACATCGCGATCCGGCAACTACCGCTGAACCGCATCCAGCAAAACCTCATCCTGATCTTTTCCAGCCACGAACTGATGGCGGCCAGCAGTTACTTCCAGTTCAACCCGGCCATTGCCGCCTGCCTGATACTGAGCTTTACATGTATCTTAAAAGGGAAAGATTTTTGGGCGGCTTTTCTTATCATGGCCGGCACGTTCACCAAGCTGTACGGCATCGCAGGACTTGCTTTTTTCTTCTTCAGCCGAAACCGCCTCCGGCTGACCGGCAGCCTGGTGCTGTGGGCAGCGGTCATGTTCGCACTACCGCTGGCGCTTGCGCCCATGGCGTATATTTTGCGCACCTACCACGAATGGATGGCCGCACTCCTGGAAAAGAACGATAAGAATTACCGCTTCCATGAGGGGATCGTGCTGCAGAACATTTCCGCGATGGGTTTTATACAACGGGTATTCCGGCTGCCTGCCCTGAGTAACTGGTGGGTGCTGGGGCCGGGCCTGCTGCTTTTCTTTTCGCAATACAGCCGCCTGCGGTGGAAGGAACATCCCCGTTACCAATTGTACCTGCTGGCCTCTACCCTGCTGTTTACGGTGCTATTCAGCACCAGTTCCGAATCGCCCACCTACATCATCGCATTCCCGGCAGTGTGCATCTGGTATGTGCTGCAGCCAGCCACCAAATGGAACAATGCGTTATTCATTTTCATACTCATCGGCACCAGTTTTTCACATTCGGATTTGGTGACGCCCTGGGTCAAAAAGAACATCGTGCTTCCTTATGCATTCAAAGCCTTTCCCTGCCTGCTGCTATGGCTGATACTGGTGTACCAGGTACTGCGCGGGCAATTCCTGCGCCTGCGCCCGTCATGA